In a genomic window of Lepisosteus oculatus isolate fLepOcu1 chromosome 3, fLepOcu1.hap2, whole genome shotgun sequence:
- the LOC102697992 gene encoding protein-lysine 6-oxidase produces the protein MKTRGFDAVIYLCIPLFYLSCVLHIVECQQQQNTRPGNPPPAGLFRQKIQWENNGRVFSLLSHGAEYQPPRRRDHNTKPEEPKHIIIISNNQTTEVQNSRPASVQQNSQSTTAAQSRPGAGPRSGYWFQAGVNRRGRPTGASSATQERQARPGPNSAGARQSTAETTSGTRNENRTGQNPPPLSNLRPEDGMVGDDPYNPYKSTDDNPYYNYYDTYERQRPNGGQRPGYGTRYFQYGLPDLVPDPYYIQASTYVQRMAMYNLRCAAEENCLASSAYRSEVRDYDTRMLLRFPQRVKNQGTSDFLPSRPRYSWEWHSCHQHYHSMDEFSHYDLLEANSQRRVAEGHKASFCLEDSSCDYGYYRRYACTSHTQGLSPGCYDTYNADIDCQWIDITDVKPGNYILKVSVNPSYQVPESDYTNNIVRCDIRYTGHYVYTSGCRLSPY, from the exons atgaaaacacgTGGCTTTGACGCTGTAATTTATTTATGCATCCCCTTATTTTACTTGAGTTGCGTTTTACACATAGTTGAATGCCAACAGCAGCAGAACACAAGACCAGGGAACCCTCCACCTGCAGGTCTTTTTAGACAGAAAATACAATGGGAAAATAACGGGAGAGTTTTCAGTTTACTAAGTCATGGAGCCGAATACCAGCCGCCAAGGCGAAGGGATCACAATACTAAGCCAGAAGAACCGAAACATATCATAATCATCAGTAACAACCAGACGACggaggtacagaattcaagacCCGCAAGCGTTCAGCAAAATTCTCAGTCTACAACTGCTGCACAAAGCCGACCAGGTGCGGGTCCCCGCTCTGGATATTGGTTTCAGGCGGGTGTTAACAGGCGTGGGAGACCAACTGGGGCATCCTCCGCAACACAGGAGAGACAAGCAAGACCCGGTCCCAATTCTGCAGGTGCCAGACAGTCCACAGCAGAGACCACGTCCGGTACAAGAAACGAAAATCGAACCGGACAAAATCCTCCTCCACTAAGCAATCTGAGACCCGAGGATGGGATGGTGGGGGATGATCCCTACAATCCTTATAAATCCACTGATGACAATCCTTATTATAATTACTACGACACCTACGAAAGACAAAGACCAAATGGTGGACAAAGGCCAGGGTACGGTACAAGGTACTTCCAGTACG GTCTTCCCGATTTGGTGCCAGATCCCTATTATATACAAGCTTCCACATATGTACAGAGAATGGCTATGTACAACCTAAGATGTGCCGCAGAGGAAAACTGCTTGGCAAG CTCAGCCTACCGATCTGAAGTGAGAGATTATGATACGCGAATGCTACTGAGGTTTCCTCAGCGAGTGAAGAACCAAGGGACATCGGACTTCCTGCCAAGTAGACCGCGCTATTCGTGGGAATGGCACAGCTGTCACCA acattatCACAGCatggatgaattcagccactaTGACTTGTTGGAGGCCAATTCACAGCGAAGAGTAGCTGAAGGTCACAAAGCTAGTTTTTGCCTTGAGGACAGCTCTTGTGACTACGGCTATTATAGACGCTATGCTTGTACATCACACACCCAG GGCCTGAGTCCAGGATGTTATGATACATACAATGCTGATATTGACTGTCAATGGATTGACATTACTGATGTAAAGCCTGGAAACTACATTCTCAAG GTCAGCGTGAATCCAAGCTATCAGGTTCCAGAGTCTGATTATACAAACAATATTGTAAGATGTGACATTCGCTATACGGGCCATTATGTCTATACTTCGGGCTGCAGACTTTCACC gtACTAA